One stretch of Candidatus Nealsonbacteria bacterium DNA includes these proteins:
- a CDS encoding deaminase, which yields MRKNMDWQKLLKIAYLEAQKSIWPSTQNGAILVDDKGKIVLSAVNTFPDGIKETEERKIKPLRSKIGVCAERNLIYRAAKNGIKTEGLTMVCCWAACTDCAKAIIQSGIKRLVTHKQALDRSYNWQENIDFAFAMLREAGIEIIIFDGKIGVGKILRHGEFWEP from the coding sequence ATGAGAAAAAATATGGATTGGCAAAAATTGCTTAAAATTGCATATCTTGAAGCTCAAAAAAGCATCTGGCCTTCTACTCAGAACGGAGCTATTTTAGTTGATGATAAAGGCAAGATTGTTCTCTCGGCAGTAAATACTTTTCCTGACGGGATAAAGGAAACCGAAGAAAGAAAAATTAAACCTTTGCGTTCTAAGATTGGCGTGTGCGCGGAACGAAACCTAATATATCGTGCTGCAAAAAATGGAATAAAAACAGAAGGACTGACTATGGTTTGCTGCTGGGCTGCATGTACAGATTGCGCCAAAGCCATAATTCAATCAGGCATAAAAAGATTGGTGACTCACAAACAAGCTCTTGATAGGTCTTATAATTGGCAGGAGAATATAGATTTTGCTTTTGCAATGTTGCGAGAAGCTGGAATAGAAATTATTATTTTTGATGGAAAAATAGGAGTTGGCAAAATTTTAAGACACGGAGAATTCTGGGAGCCATAA